A stretch of Arthrobacter sunyaminii DNA encodes these proteins:
- the folP gene encoding dihydropteroate synthase — translation MSLSRPASAAGNSVNASVNDDPDPDQPAGAYEPPLLHPVRQIGERTLDFRRQVALMAIINRTPDSFYDAGRTFALDAAVDAAVQAVDDGADWVDIGGVPFAPGPALAAAEEISRVIPVIQAVRASSDVIISADTFLPSVAEAAIAAGATVINDTTGLANPDLARVAADAGVHLVVTHSLAAPRTAYPRPQYGDVVAEVAEFLRRRVGYAQDLGVSPEKIIIDPGHDLNKNTLHSLELTRRLAEIAALGYPVLAAVSNKDFVGETLDAAKSNRVEGSLAAGVASIMNGARILRMHNVPAASSAIRMTEAILGWRAPAYLRHNMGEFNETAVPA, via the coding sequence ATGAGTTTGTCTCGCCCGGCATCCGCTGCCGGCAACAGCGTCAACGCCAGCGTCAATGATGACCCGGACCCGGACCAGCCCGCAGGCGCGTATGAACCACCCCTGCTGCACCCCGTCCGGCAGATAGGGGAACGCACGCTCGACTTCCGCCGACAGGTGGCGCTCATGGCCATCATCAACCGCACCCCGGACTCGTTTTACGACGCCGGACGCACCTTTGCGCTGGATGCGGCAGTAGACGCCGCGGTACAGGCGGTGGACGACGGCGCGGACTGGGTGGATATCGGCGGTGTTCCGTTTGCCCCCGGACCGGCACTGGCCGCCGCGGAGGAAATCTCCCGGGTGATCCCCGTGATCCAGGCTGTTCGGGCGAGCTCCGACGTGATCATTTCCGCGGACACGTTCCTGCCGTCAGTTGCCGAAGCGGCCATCGCCGCCGGCGCCACCGTCATCAATGACACCACCGGCCTGGCCAATCCTGATTTGGCCCGCGTAGCCGCAGACGCCGGCGTGCATCTGGTGGTCACGCATAGTCTGGCGGCTCCGCGCACTGCCTATCCCCGTCCGCAGTACGGTGACGTGGTCGCTGAAGTGGCGGAGTTCCTGCGGCGGCGGGTCGGATATGCCCAGGACCTGGGGGTTTCCCCGGAGAAGATCATCATCGACCCGGGCCACGACCTCAACAAGAACACCCTCCATTCCCTCGAACTCACCCGCCGCCTCGCCGAAATTGCGGCACTGGGCTATCCGGTGCTGGCTGCGGTCTCCAATAAGGACTTTGTCGGCGAAACCCTTGATGCAGCGAAATCGAACCGGGTGGAGGGATCCCTGGCTGCAGGCGTCGCCAGCATCATGAACGGCGCCAGAATCCTTCGGATGCACAACGTTCCCGCCGCATCCAGCGCCATCCGTATGACCGAGGCCATCCTCGGCTGGCGGGCCCCCGCCTACCTTCGCCACAATATGGGCGAGTTCAACGAGACGGCCGTGCCGGCATGA
- a CDS encoding pyrimidine reductase family protein, with translation MTVPITAAGSARQLSDDDLLAAYAWDMAQAPPGRPQFRFNFVASADGAAAVAGRSGGLGDGADHRVFGLLRRTADVLLVGAGTVRAEGYVGELLGAESQAWRTARGMASHPAVAIVSGRLDLDPDGPLFEQAPVRPLILTAATAAAERRAALERVADVVVAGERTVEPEHAAAALTERGFDRVLCEGGPQLFGSFQAAGLVDELCLTISPLLAAGSALRITAGAPEAAPPRRLELVQVLRGGDTLLLRYLSEPPA, from the coding sequence ATGACCGTGCCGATTACCGCTGCAGGTTCTGCCAGGCAGCTCAGCGATGATGACCTGCTGGCAGCCTATGCGTGGGATATGGCCCAGGCACCGCCGGGCCGACCTCAATTCCGGTTCAACTTTGTGGCATCAGCTGACGGCGCCGCGGCAGTGGCCGGGCGTTCCGGCGGCTTGGGGGACGGCGCGGACCACCGGGTGTTCGGGTTGCTCCGGCGCACCGCCGACGTGCTTCTGGTGGGGGCGGGCACGGTACGCGCCGAAGGATATGTGGGAGAACTTCTGGGAGCGGAAAGCCAGGCCTGGCGTACCGCCCGCGGAATGGCCTCCCATCCGGCAGTCGCGATCGTCTCCGGACGGCTGGACCTGGACCCGGACGGACCGCTCTTCGAGCAGGCTCCGGTGCGGCCGTTGATCCTGACCGCAGCCACCGCCGCGGCAGAAAGGAGGGCCGCACTGGAACGCGTTGCCGACGTCGTCGTGGCAGGGGAACGGACCGTGGAGCCGGAACATGCCGCAGCTGCCCTCACGGAACGAGGATTTGACCGGGTGCTCTGCGAGGGCGGCCCGCAGCTCTTTGGCTCCTTTCAGGCTGCGGGCCTCGTGGATGAATTGTGCCTGACTATCAGTCCGCTTCTGGCGGCAGGCAGCGCCCTGCGCATCACCGCCGGAGCACCCGAGGCAGCGCCGCCGCGCCGCCTGGAACTGGTGCAGGTCCTCCGCGGCGGCGACACACTGCTTCTGCGGTACCTCAGTGAACCGCCCGCCTGA
- a CDS encoding MFS transporter, whose translation MNRPPDAGGPAALDEATRARVQRRTLTVVIMSQVLGGAGLAAGVTVGALLAQEMLGSDGLAGLPAGLFTLGSALTAYLVGRVTQRSGRRVGLGAGFAAGGAGALGVVLAAVVDSPALLFAALFVYGAGTATNLQARYAGTDLAPPARRGQAISIAMVSTTLGAVAGPNLVTPMGRLADGLGIPALAGPFLLAGAAYLAAGVVLLALLRPDPFLLARRLNAGAADDGAAAAGAAAPAPARPGNGAYAGAAVMVLTQIAMVAIMTMTPVHMRVHHHGLADVGLVIGIHIGAMYLPSLVTGVLVDRVGRLPMAAAAGVTLLLAGVTAALAPGESLGLLILALALLGLGWNFGLIAGTALVVDHTAPEIRPQVQGRIDVLVALAGAGGGMLSGVVMAGTSYATLALSGGILALLLIPVLVWARRTPVAEAAGP comes from the coding sequence GTGAACCGCCCGCCTGACGCCGGGGGACCGGCCGCCCTCGATGAGGCGACCCGTGCCCGCGTGCAGCGCCGAACCCTGACAGTGGTCATCATGAGCCAGGTCCTCGGCGGGGCAGGACTGGCCGCCGGCGTCACGGTTGGCGCCCTTCTGGCGCAGGAGATGCTGGGCTCTGACGGCCTCGCCGGTCTGCCCGCGGGATTGTTCACCCTGGGCTCCGCGCTGACCGCGTACCTCGTGGGGCGGGTGACCCAGCGGTCAGGCCGGCGGGTGGGCCTCGGGGCCGGGTTTGCCGCCGGCGGAGCGGGTGCCCTGGGAGTGGTCCTGGCCGCCGTCGTCGACAGCCCGGCGCTGCTGTTTGCCGCGCTTTTCGTCTATGGGGCGGGCACCGCCACCAACCTGCAGGCCCGCTACGCGGGCACTGATCTGGCGCCGCCGGCGCGTCGCGGGCAGGCAATCAGCATTGCCATGGTCTCCACGACGCTCGGCGCGGTGGCCGGTCCCAACCTGGTCACGCCCATGGGCCGCCTGGCCGACGGTCTGGGTATCCCTGCCCTGGCGGGTCCCTTCCTGCTGGCCGGAGCAGCGTACCTGGCAGCCGGCGTCGTCCTGCTGGCGCTGCTGCGCCCTGATCCGTTTCTGCTCGCCCGCAGATTGAACGCGGGAGCGGCCGACGACGGCGCCGCCGCCGCAGGTGCGGCCGCTCCGGCTCCGGCGCGGCCGGGAAACGGAGCGTATGCCGGCGCAGCCGTGATGGTGCTGACCCAGATCGCCATGGTGGCGATCATGACCATGACGCCGGTTCACATGCGGGTCCACCATCACGGACTGGCCGACGTGGGCCTCGTGATTGGCATTCATATTGGGGCGATGTACCTGCCCTCCCTGGTGACCGGCGTGCTGGTGGACCGGGTGGGCCGGCTTCCCATGGCGGCGGCTGCGGGTGTAACCCTGCTGCTCGCCGGCGTCACGGCGGCCCTGGCGCCGGGGGAATCGCTGGGCCTGCTGATCCTCGCCCTGGCGCTGCTGGGCCTGGGCTGGAACTTCGGCCTCATCGCAGGCACGGCACTGGTGGTCGACCACACTGCGCCGGAAATCCGTCCGCAGGTGCAGGGCAGAATCGATGTGCTGGTGGCCCTGGCCGGAGCCGGCGGTGGCATGCTGTCCGGCGTCGTCATGGCCGGAACCAGCTACGCCACGCTCGCGTTGTCCGGCGGTATCCTGGCGCTGCTGCTCATTCCCGTGCTGGTCTGGGCGCGGCGTACCCCAGTGGCGGAGGCTGCGGGGCCGTAG